The nucleotide window ttttgatatttattttttacattaattgcAATCTGTTATGATCATGTTTGTTGTTTTCActctatctattatagtttttaagaagaaaaaaatgcaaacaaattgttaaaattgtcATTGTGGGTAATTGCTTCATTAAGgagtcaattgacaatttcatCATCTTGGTCTTATCTTTCTGATCCTTGAAGATCATTACAGTTgataaatacatttacattGATCTGTAATACCTTTGAATGTCTTAAATTTTTCCTAGACATTACACATGCATGTAGACAGACAATGAAGCTTGTACTCTGGTGTAAACATCATCTTATTGGAAGGAAGGCATGCACAGATATCAATTTAGCCATTGAAATGGTGacaattttcaatgaagttttTTCCAGAGTAGACTACATGAattgattaaaatgaaattgatttttattatttgaagaaatatcaagttttatcaaaaattatttcaaatgctAAAAAGATGTTCTTGTCTAAAGACATACATTGTGGAATAGGCTGTCATTTTTAGCTTTTTTCCTACTATTCTGTGTTTCCAAAAAGACCTTTAAAGGCACAATAGCAAAATCCCAACCTGCTGACCAATTCAAATGACAATTTACTGAATTGTTTACAATTGTACACAAATTTACATGTTAATTACATAATGAATAATAAGGCCAGTTACCCATACAGAAAAAATTAGTGGagcggaacgaaacttaaacttgatctgtaactcatcatggttaactcacataccaaaaaaacagcccaatatctgaaggcgtttagaaaaaaactctgtataatggtttgtttcGGAATGACGGAATTGCGGATTTACAGAATTTCAGAATAtgggacaagggtaaaactatatggcaccgacaacttcgttGTGGGGCCATTAAAACcatgttttatattgataatgtaacaaataaaaagtgtaaacatcaaattgacctaccacttgtggttcaccataaactagacctaatcacaaactaatacattgttgaagCAGTCGCGGCcgccggaaacagcatacctatgtctggCTTTTTGACTCCGTCAAAGCGAGACAAAAATTAGTTCTGGAACAAATTTTCTAGTGCTGGAACATATTTTCTGTGAAATAATTTCTGGTGGAACATATTTCGGCGGAACAAATGTCACGCCGGAACAATTTTTTTGTTACACCTGATCTGTAACAACtgtcacttttttttcaaagaataagaTGAGGGCCCATTTtccataaattttaatatttccaaAGGACATCACTCTATTAATAAAAAGTTGATCGTCACCATTATAGAACTTGTCCCAAGACATTACTGGTATTAAAGTTTCTTCAatagataaaaacaattcacctaagtttcattcaattgggttatttaatataaaaaagatgtggtatgattgccaatgagacacctctccacaagagaccaaaatgacacagaaattaagaaCTATTTGTcattgtatggccttcaacactgagcaaagccaataccccATAGTCAGAGCTCTATAAAAgcccatgaaatgcattttttgagGTATTGTCAGACATAATATGTCCTGTAAATGgtcatataattattttttttggggagAGATAAAAAGTATATCTGAACAAAGAACCGATCAACTGGtattaaattttcttattttctaatttgtattggATATTtatcaacctttttcagctggaccaaatcactactttcctttaaaattctggacccaaatttttttacagtgtaatttcacccccctacttgcaatttgaggcattaaacatgtagaaataaatttggaaggggtataaaaattactgacaagtaacccactgtcaaaactagggactatattcgtgaacaacgaaaatcaagggaagacaattgtggtctcggacccaataggatagaaagagttgacaaatctttaaaaaacttggtatgaccaaagcttaataaattattacactgcttacaaagtttcatgaaagtaggatgtatattatagacaataagttaagttctatactcatctttgcatgtaaaattttgacgttaaaatggaaaaaatttcaactatcaacatttggggctttaaaaattaaaatgttgcaaaaaaatactttttaaatgccttaatatataacttatcatgtactaaaagcaatagagtactcatttgatttatcagacttggcataattattcaaaagtcaaatttatatgagcctgcgcctaaaaattgaggtttttcaatgaaggggggccttacatgaagaggtaatattttccagcaattttaaatttgtgaagcatTTTGGTTATGAATattccttacatatgtattgaaagtactttaaattgaaagaaaagttacaaataacatatcatattagtttaaaagggtcttaggccaagtaagactggaaaaaattcagggtcaatttaggccatgccacatatttacagtaaaaaatgcatattgaggctataagaaataaaaatttgtgtctttttatcatttctatactcatgtgacatgatgcaacaaatctgagcaaaaaaagactcttgcagttaacttttcttacaaacagtatggtctgatacaaagatttttgcctttttagggaaaaacttgcatggaatttattctcaacaggcttatatttaaaccatttgctatcctacagaagaaaagaaagatattatgtgaaatggaacaggtacaatagacattgtaaagtgcaatGAAAAGTGCTAGAAAAgttgttgaaattttaaaatctttaaccacaaagtgaatatttgtggacacaGCAACCACCGACAAAATGAAGGAtcacaaaagtcgcaggctcaacaaaaacaaTGAACACGGATCAACATTGATACATAAGGTTTtaacaagtgaaataaaatagaaGTAACAGATGGTTACCTGGCCAAAAtttaacaatgaacacaaatagaaaacatttacatCATTCGATTGTCAagtctaaaaataaactgtacTTCAGAATCATAAAATTTACTAATTGTTAATATACTGCATCAACATAATAATACATActggtcatatatatatatacaccatGTGGTCCATAATTTGTATCATGATTACAAAATACTTTGTTCCATTGCATGATTTGTACCCAATTTGACACGGgtgtttctggtttttttttatttatcattcctAATGGGCTttgcacattattttttctaagtgttatatgttttaaattctattttaaacttaattatctttttcaatTAGAGCATTCAATTTTTTGCATACACAGGTCCAAGGtcactttatttcattcttccaaataatcaaaatttgtattcattGAAATGTATATACTAAAGTAACTCAACAGTATAACCAAAATAGTGTATAATGTTGCAAAGCATGAgccaataaatgttttttgtttttgatactgactttatCACTGTGAAATATCAGGTGAGCCTGAAGGGCGAGCCTGATATTTTACAGTGATAAAGTCAgtatcaaatacaaaaagtcctttattctgtttatcggtaattaccaaaaaataaaaatatttacaataaaaaagcaaataacaaacaaactataTCGCTTCGAATTACAGCGAATCACACTTGACGTCACAGGCTGCATtacatcattttaaattttgtcacaGTGCAGTAAACATAGGGTTCtttgaacaaaatattgaaaatgaaatattgcaagggttttattaattttgttttggacACTGTAACAATTCCGAATATAAGTGGTAAGAATGATAGTAATACGATATGAATCAGCagatttgttattgttttagaatttcaacttcaacatgttcaagcttaatttttttttatcaatctttGGCTTATGGACAATGATGGATAACATTTATCTTGTCTGACATTATACGCTCAGCGTTCATCCTGACAACAACCACATtgatttcaaatcatttttggaAAGTACTGTGTaatttagtccaaataattatgacatcttgaaaggctattatatcgTTGCTGGGCTTCGAAAATGTtgtatatgacttttttggctaaaaatactttttgacacCAATGGTCTGGGCGGTAGAAAGTCTTTTGTATTACAAAATAGCAAACATTTAGACCAATCAAACGTTTGAAATACTatcttaaatattgttttgtaaacaatgaATTTGGTTTGcataaataattatttagacATCTCTCTTATTCACCAtttagtaaaataaaagtttttcagGTTCATAATTTCATTAACTTCACTCTTATACCTGGATCAgcaaaagtaataaaattgcAGACAAAATATTTCCAACATATATTTAACCATATTATTTTGAAGAAGTATGAAACTTAGCATTAAGTTTTGGACAATCATATAAACATCACTTAATGAAAgcaaaatatacacattaacCCTATTTACTCCAATCCGGGgaaaacagtcatttatacaacttcctgtttgggtCAGGCCTCCGAAAATAAAGGTCATCAGCAGTAGTGAGCTGAGAgaggaaaaactttagaaagcgATCagtaagaaacattgataaagtatgatccactttttcgaaattaaaattgaagtaaaaattgtttgtttaaatttttacggtagtttaaacaggtctcattTAAAAGTATCATTCATGGTGCAATGTTTTAACAGGGGCCTAGATAGtttcaactggatgaaaaagttgtgtaatctTAGAACTTATCTGGAATTACACTTATTTTTTGGACTTCTCCCTAACTCGCCCTAGAAGTAATTGTAAGTTTTTCAATACACATGTTGTGCACCATAAATTCATAGTTACCCCAACATTTTAATagcttgatcatgttgatgctGACTTACTTTGAACTACCAAAAGTCAAAAAGATATAACATAGGTTTTCAAGACACTATTGTTAATAATATTGACAAGCTTAAGACAAAGCACATAATTCACACTTCGGTAAGGACAACCATGTTTATACAAGCAAAATTAACGCTCAATTTACTACAATATCTTTCATCTCACaatattttatctatatatgAAAACATTGGTAAATCATCAATAATAAATCgacttatttgttttcttcaaatatctTGTGTAAACTCATTCACTACTAGGTTGTATCAATTTGTGAATATCTGTACGCAAGAACAGCTCAGACTGAAATCTGTTCAGACCTTCCACCATCATAACAAAGCTTACCATCACctagtaaaaatataaattgaatgtgTTATTGTAGTAGTTTTGAAAGGTATATTGAATATGAAATTAAttgtatttggcacaatgtaatctaaataaaggcaacagaagtataccacTGTTTTAAAGTCATACtcagaaatatattttcactgtttaaaaaaagattgatttaCCATCAAATTGTAAGTTTGTAACTATGTAAaggtttcaaagtcaatgaaaatATGTTCAAACAAACCTCTGGTAAAAAGACATCAAGTAGCTTCtcatcattttcttttacagcCCCTTTACTGCTGATCTTATTCCTCAGTTCAATATactaataacataaaaataacagAATTAGTAtcaaatttccattctcaattttatatctattttccCCCATCTCTTGAATAATatggggaaaaaaaattaaaactgttaTGCTTTGTAACAGTGCATGAAAATGTTTGAAGTTGGTTGACTTCTATATGttaatcaaaacattttgatgCAATTTTTAATGCATATTATATGTAGTTTGTTACCtgcagttttgaatttttacttacTATATTTTCAGAAGGAATGAATTGAAGGCAGTTCAACGTTTTCACATCTTTTCTTTTCTTAGAATTGAACTGTCTGAAAACATTCCAACGAAAAGAAGGCAACTCTGTTCTTCTAATCTTGTTACATAATTtctgaagaaaaatatttttttaattaaagactGATTGATAGATTCTgattgttctttaaaatgtcaaatctcataaatgtttttattcaaatttgaaatacgTTTAAAGTACAGAACAAAGTCTTTAAAAGTTGCTTACTACTAAAACTTCTTTAAAGCTTTAAAGGGTCTAATACTGAAATATCATGACAGATGATATTAACATGTCTTTTGGTAGTCATTGTTTAGCTATTagcatttatataattttcaatataacaACAGCTTAGAGAGAAACAAGATTTTTAGGGATGTGTTCTTCtgaacaaaatattaatgaatttaaaaaaaatatataatgaaactAAACTTTGTGCAAAAAGTATGTACTTACAATAAGCAGCTTTTGAGTTTCAAATTGTATAACCATGACTTATACTTACCTTTATATCTACCATATCCAGAGTTTCAATGAACCTCACTTCATCCTTGTATATATTGAGGctagaaaataaatatcatcAATTATATGCAGGATTTTCAAATTCAACATTCCCTTGATATACACACATTAAATAACTCAGATACATGACTTACTAAatgaacaataatatttttttactgattgCACCAAAATACTTTCCTATGgtaatattgcaaaaaaaatgattttcttaggtttttaatttttcgttttttcatttatcaagTGAAATAAGATTTCTAGAGATTATTGTGTTAAGTAAAACTATAGGCCGTATCGCTAGTTAATAATTGACCCTTTATAGACCAGACTTCTGACCCTGATCCTAATACTTatctaataaatataaaaaaaaataatgaaatgtgTGAATAGTTATATCAATCACAATACTTTACGTACTCTTTTGGATGATATGGTCGTCGGATATGACATCCACATACAAATGCTTCCTCATGAGATATAATACAACTtgaatgatatgtctggaaacATTTTAAGCACTTTTTATATAGTGAATTTCCCTGACAAAATACTCCTGCACCACATTTATCTTTATGGTCGGATATCTTTCTGTCATTCAGGAAAATTCCTTCCATGAAAGGGAGAAAGGATAAACATAGATCTCCTACTTTTTGAAGAGCCAAAATGCTTATTGATCTTTTGCCATTTTGCCCTTCATAATAAACAGATGCTCCTTCTTTGAGTATTTGTATATTCAGATTAAGTGCATTTGGTATACGCATCAGGTGATATAAAGCtggaaaatattcaaataaattgttaatatttacaaattattgattgtacaaatatattacaataaatagCATAGTggaaattgtaaaaaatctgatacatactagtatattaataatttatttttggatgtaacacgtcttctgattggccgACGTTATTGTGTTATCAGCcaatagacataatttagtcatgtgaccgtgacgtcatcaacgtttttttcatgattttctacGGTTtcaaatggaatttagaattaaattataagaaatgactgtggtattttttctgtctatttgaaataacataaaacatgtggtgcacactgttaaataacctgctacgcgcgttattcagtgtgcaccaaatattttatgttatttcttcatagacagaaaaaatattacagtcattccttaaataaagtGAAATAATCTAAGACATAGGAAGTTAACTGTACAGGAGTATATACCTATACTATTATGTAAAGcatactgttaattcagaaagaTTTCAgattatttattatcaaaatggGACGGAATAGCCGTGGCACTTgcttaatgatttttttaaattatcatgtcTATACAGTTTTTCTTGAAATCATGATAATTATCGTCAATTTCCAAATATGCAAATCAGCtgattatattattttgagtaataaaaataatcatcattgtaaaaaaaaatatcattatcatTAATTAAATAAAGCGCTTTACCCAATTCATCTTCCATGTCACAACAAGGGGAGTCAAATTCTTTTTTCATCTCCTCCAGGATTAGATCCTTTTGGTGGTCATCTGAATCACAGCCCTAATATTTAAAGAATGATATACAACTTTAAGTAAACCAggtattaaagaaaaaataccaCAATACAAACCACATCATTAGCTGAAAGATTTCTGTATGcaaaaatgttgaaatgttTTGTGTAATATGACAGCCATAATCATTTATGTTGGCAGAAATCTTTGAAAGAAAAGCAATTGTTTTcagaaatgacaaaatcgcaatattaaagggaaatcacactatttatactactaataataattcattgaaattttgcatGTAGACAGATCATacttattacaatattttaggcGGAAAATTTTTTGGGGTCACCGATgttgttttcgagatatgacgtcatcaaaactTAAAGAATCGTGTTATACCAAAATATAGAAATAGAGCTCTAAATTGCttcaaaatggcaaaattattgaaaaacgaTTTTAAACTGGAATATCAAATACAGTCAAATGTTATTTGTACCTTAAACACATTTAATTGTCtctgtttccttatttttaGAGGCCTTTGGACGTTTCCCGCCATTTTTAATTGCTATTTATAAtagatttttcttgaaataaaaaaaaatctactaatGTTTTTCCCTTCAAACTTATGCATAAGTTGCAGCTTCAGAGAAGATTTTAAAagcataaataaaaaagagggGTCACCGATGTTTTAAATCCGTTAAAACGGAAATAATCTTATCATCGAACTTTGGCGGGAACTATACACTTTTCTGTCAACGTTATCTATAGAACGATGTTGCTGGCATAACAGCATTTCTTGCAACACTTGGgctgaattaaaatataataactatatcatgattgatttttttatatatagatattttgattattcattgatatttttatcaatctATCGAATCGTTAAATATAGATACAGTAACATTTTATTGTAAAGTAATTGTCAAAGTTGAAGTCATCTTTAGTATTTcttaattgcatattttttgtaTGGGGAAAACGAATTTTGTCTCCGATGATGCCATATTATGCAAATAAGTTTCGGCTTCCAGGTAAAGAATCTTCTATCTCGGAATACCGAGTATATCTGTGCTAAAAGGTAACACGTTCCTTTTAGACTGCAGACATAAAAATTCACGAGCTTGTCCATTCGCACTGTGTAGATAAAACCTGAAATGTCGTGTTTAAGATGCCATAAACTCAAAACGttaataaaaactattttcGTAAGGAATTAAAAAATGGTTAACATGTCCGTAATTACACAACGGTTCATAAGTCAGTTATTCGAACTGTGGAAACCAATTTTTTTGTCTGAGTTCTATCATCCCGCACCCATTTTTCATGTTCATTGTACATAATATGTTCAGTGTTCATCGCCTGGGTATGAAAGCTTTATGTATTacttatatatgatatttccGTTCGATCAATCGCGCAACCTTGGTACGTTATGAGATATACAATGCATCTGATAATTCAGTGCTAATGCTGATTGACAATAAAAGACAAATCGTTATATTGATATCGGGAACATATAATGTTCCCAGTTGATATGTAATAAATCAATCTTTTAACTTATAATAAACTgaactagtttttttttatcattattgttacaggataaatcatctgactgtgatagattgactctgacaccatgtctataggtcacagtatcattattgttataggataaatcatcggactgtgatagattgactctggcactatgtctataggtcacagtatcattattgttacaagataaatcatctgactgtgatagattgattctgacactatgtctataggtcacagtatcattattgttacaggataaatcatctgactgtaatagattgactctgacatcttgtctataggtgacagtatcattattgttacaggataaataatctgactgtgatagattgactctgacacaatgtctattggccacagtaccactagtggtacaggataaatcatctgactgtgatagatttactctgacgccatttctattggtcaaggtatcattattgttacaggataaatcatctgactgtgatagattgactctgacaccatgccTATAGGtaacagtatcattattgttacaggaaaaatcatctgactgtgatagattgattctgacactatgtcaataggtcaaagtatcattattattacgggataaatcatctgactgtgatagattgacacTGACACCACGTccataggccacagtaccatttttgttacaggataaatcatctgactgtgatagattgactctgacactacgtctataggccacagtaccatttttgttactggataaatcatctgactgtgatagattgactctgacactatgtctataggtcacagtatccttattgttacaggataaatcatcggactgtgatagattgactctgacactatgtctataggtcacagtagcatttttgttacaagataaatcatctgactgtgatagattgattctgacactatgtctataggtcacagtatcattattgttataggataaatcatcggactgtgatagattgactctgacactatgtctataggtcacagtatcattattgttacaagataactcatctgactgtgatagattgattctgaaaatatgtctataggtcaaagtatcattattattacgggataaatcatctgactgtgatagattgattctgacactatgtctataggttacagtatcattattgttactggataaatcatctgactgtgatagattgactctgacactatgtctataggtcacagtatcattattgttacaagataaatcatctgactgt belongs to Mytilus trossulus isolate FHL-02 unplaced genomic scaffold, PNRI_Mtr1.1.1.hap1 h1tg000928l__unscaffolded, whole genome shotgun sequence and includes:
- the LOC134703261 gene encoding uncharacterized protein LOC134703261 isoform X2, with amino-acid sequence MKKEFDSPCCDMEDELALYHLMRIPNALNLNIQILKEGASVYYEGQNGKRSISILALQKVGDLCLSFLPFMEGIFLNDRKISDHKDKCGAGVFCQGNSLYKKCLKCFQTYHSSCIISHEEAFVCGCHIRRPYHPKDLNIYKDEVRFIETLDMVDIKYIELRNKISSKGAVKENDEKLLDVFLPEVMVSFVMMVEGLNRFQSELFLRTDIHKLIQPSSE
- the LOC134703261 gene encoding uncharacterized protein LOC134703261 isoform X1, with the protein product MKKEFDSPCCDMEDELALYHLMRIPNALNLNIQILKEGASVYYEGQNGKRSISILALQKVGDLCLSFLPFMEGIFLNDRKISDHKDKCGAGVFCQGNSLYKKCLKCFQTYHSSCIISHEEAFVCGCHIRRPYHPKDLNIYKDEVRFIETLDMVDIKKLCNKIRRTELPSFRWNVFRQFNSKKRKDVKTLNCLQFIPSENIYIELRNKISSKGAVKENDEKLLDVFLPEVMVSFVMMVEGLNRFQSELFLRTDIHKLIQPSSE